Part of the Falco biarmicus isolate bFalBia1 chromosome 4, bFalBia1.pri, whole genome shotgun sequence genome, CAGCCCAGTGGGTGTCAGGGACTGGGAACTGGCCTCTGTGCCTCTCACCCACCCACCAGCTCTCCATGATGCCGGGGCATGTGGCCGGAGCCGGTGTTGTGGGGCTGAGGGCTCCCTTCTGCAGGGAAGTCGACGgtggcagcactgctggagcGGTTCTATGAGCCCACGCAAGGCACCATCACTCTAGACGGCCATGACATCTCCTCCCTGGACCCTTCCTGGCTGCGAGGGCAGGTCATCGGCTTCATCAGCCAGGTTtggggctgctgtgggatgCTTCCCCCACACCCTGGATGGGACAcccggggaggggagggaggtggccTGGTCCAGGGCTCGGTGCtgaggagctggctgctgctgcaggagccagTGCTCTTCGGAATGACCATCATGGAGAACATCCGCTTCGGGAAGCCGGGTGCCTCTGACACAGAGGTGTACGCTGCAGCCCAGCTTGCCAACGCGGACGGCTTCATCCGCAGCTTCCCCGATGGCTACAACACCATTGTGGGtatgtgctgggctgcagggcatggcagggggctgagcCTGGCGGCAGTGCGGGGCAGGATGGAGCTCAGCTGCCCCATGGGACAGGCAGACGAGCATGAGACCCTGGCCAAGGTGGCCCAAGTTCCCCTGAGGACACTGGCTGCTAGTCACCGCTGGTGcgaggctgtgctgggagggacAGCAGCTGCGCCAGGCTCCCCGCAGGAGTGGGGCTTCTGGGGGGCTCTCTGGCTGTGGTgcctgggggtgctgcaggAACATGGCTGTGCCCCTTGGCTCCTGTCCTCGGGGCCTGGGTCCCTGCCCATCCAGGGGTCCCCCCAGGGTGGGGCGGCACCAGAACCCCGCAGTTGTCCCCATCAGGCGAGCGCGGCACGGCACTGTCAGGAGGTCAGAAGCAGCGCATCGCCATCGCCCGTGCCCTGCTGAAGGACCCCGCTATCCTGATCCTGGACGAGGCGACGAGCGCACTGGACGCCCAGTCAGAGAAGGTGGTGCAGGAGGCGCTGGACCGCGCAGCCTCGGGCCGCACGGTGCTGCTCATCGCACACCGCCTCAGCACCATCCGGGGGGCCGACCTTATCGTGGTGCTGGCGCAGGGGCGGGTGGCCGAGGTGAGCGGGGGGCGCTGGGGGGCGTGGGGTGGTGGTGCGCAGCCGCATGGGTGACGCTGTCTCCACCGTCCCCCCAGGCAGGGACCCACGAGGAGTTGGTGCGCCGCGGGGGGCTGTACGCCGAGCTCATCCGTCGACAGACCAAGGACCAGTCCTGAGCGTGGAGCGGACGCGGGGGGGCACCCGCTGCTCCCCAATAAACCAGGGATGAAAAGCGGCCGTGGGGGCTCTGCTGtgtgctgcggggctggggggacccGAGCCGGGGCCGACCGGGCTGCCGAGGGGGGCGCCGGCACCGCCCTCCCCGCGCCCGCTGCGAGGGGCCCTCCGAGCCGCTCGGGGGCGCCCGTCgcagcggcgggagcggggcctgTGCTCGGCCTCCCGCCCTGCCAGGGGGCGGTGCCGTGGGGTGACGCTTATTTAGGGGCGGGGCGGAGTGTTGGCCCCGCCCCTccgcggggcagggcaggtgcCTGTCGGCGGTCCGGGGCGGGGGAACCCTTGTATAcaccgccccccctcccccgccggaGTAAGGAGGGACCCCTGCGTTGTTCCTCTGGGTGTCGGGACCCCCGTGTGCCCCCCGGGGCAGGACAGCCGCCTGCTGACACGCCCCCCCGCTGGGGCTCCCACCCCTCAGTAccccagcgccccccgccccgccgctgccccgggaGGGGCTCCGGGCCACCCCTGCTCTGCGGCCGCCGGTGCgggggcccggcgcggcccaGGGGGATGCTGCAGTGTCCGAGTTCCCCCCCGTAATGGGCTGAGCGGGGGCTCCGTGCCCGGAGGGAGGGGGGTcgagcagggagggagagaggagggggtTGCGGCGAGGGCAGCCCCCAACCCTGCCCAGCTCCCGGctccgcgccccccgcccgtCCTCGCCGGGGGGCGGTGACGGGTGGAGCCGcccgggaggggcgggggcggggggcggccgcagACCGGCAGCGGCTGCGCCGCGGCAGCGGGAGCGGAGCCGGAGCCGGGGCTGGTCCTGGTCCTGGTCCTGGTCCtggtcctgccctgcctgcccgcagCAGTCTGAGCACGACGCGGCGAtgggccgggggcggccggggggctgAGGGCGGTGGGGAGCGCGGGGGCCCGGCAGCAGCATCATGAGGGCGGGCGCagagggtggcagggagggctCGGGGCTCTCCAGCCTGCGGGCCTTCGCTCACAGCTCCTCGCTGCACGGCATCAGCCACGTCTTCGCCTACGGGGCCGTGTCGCTGCGCCGCGTGCTGTGGGGtgccttcttcctgggctcgctggggttgctgctgctggtctgCGCCGAGCGTGTTGCCTACTTCCTCACCTACCCACATGTCACCAAGCTGGACGAGGTGGCTGCCCACAACCTCACCTTCCCAGCCATCACCATCTGCAACCTCAATGAGTTCCGCTTCTCCAAGATCACCCGCAACGACATGTACCACGTGGGCGAGCTGCTGGCGCTGCTCAACGACCGCTACGAGATCAGCAACCCGCAGCTGGCCGAGCCCCACGTCCTGGCTGCCCTGCGCGACAAGGCCAACTTCAAGAACTTCAAGGCGAAGCCCTTCAGCATGGCCGAGTTCTACAACCGCACTGGCCATGACCTGGCCGacatgctgctgcagtgctccttCCGCGGTGCTAACTGCACTGCCCGCAACTTCACCGTGGTGAGTGCCGGCCGCGGGGCGCGATGCCCAGCTGGAGGAGGGGGCTCCACCGGTGACTGGGTGGCCACGTGCCCCTGAGGACCACGAACGGATGCCAGTGTCCTGCCAGGGTCAGGCACCGGCatgctgaggctgctgcagcaccagtgGGTGAGCCCCACAGCCATCCCACTGGCGTGTCCCACCACCTGCAGCCCACCTTCCCAGGCACTGCAGTGGGCCAGCTGAGGTGCCCTCACCCCACCCTCACTGCAGGGGTGCCTGGTGGCTGTGAACGGCACCCAGCCTGGAGCCGTGCTGTGCCGGGACCCTGCACCCggctgggcagctctgcctgtgtgCAGCCCCTTGCCACGGGATGCTTAGGGGtacagcccctgctccccccacgCCAGCCCCAGGTCCCAcccaggcaccagcaccagcCGCTTCCCTGGCTGAGTTTGCAAACAGGCTCCCACTCCCGCAACTCCTCCGTGCAGCTGGCCCTGGCGCGGCCAGGGGTCTCCTATGCCAGAGTCATCCCCCCTGCAGCCATCGTGCTGCCCTCAGCACTCCCCCACCACTCCTGGGGCTGTGCCCactctgctgctgagccaggGAGTCGCTCTCACCACAGCAGCCGTGCCCCAGCAGCGGGGCCAAGCTGCATCCCCCGGGCTGCAGGCTTGCCCCTGGGTGACatgcagggtgcaggcagctgctggagcgtggcagaggggagcagggctTCCACGTCCCTGTGCAggtgggggctgctgtgggcagcagggcgGCCGTGGGAGGGAGTgccttccctgccctgtgcaACCATGGGTGGGAATGGGGACCCCCAGCAAACCTCAactgcaggcagcctgtgccaggtcCTGTGAGACCCGCCTGTGGCAGTGCCTGCCCAGGAGGGACAGGCAGGAACGGTGGTACGGGCAGGAGAGGGGCATGGACAGGAGACATGTCCTTTGTGCTGCGGCAGTGCCGGGGAGGCAGCgtgctgtgggagctgggcagcctgtgcccgcTGCTTGGCCACGCTATCACAACAGCATTACTGTCAGCTTAAGACTACTAatgtgcaaaattaattttccttggGAGCTCAATTGAAAAGCATCCCCTTCGGCAACTCTGCGACCCCTGCGCCctttgctggagcagctctgtcGGTGCCCCTCTGGCAGGGCCAGGTGGCAGCCGCCTGGGTTGAGGGCTGGGACATGTGGCGGGAGGGCTGAGGGTCCCCAGGGCAGGACGTGGGGTGGCACAGCTGCCATGGCAGCTGGAGGGCCAGCACCTCTCTGGAGAGTATGGCTGAGCCACAGGGGCACCAGCTTGCTGCCAGCGTGGGGAACCGGTGCCTGCCCCAGGGGTGCGCAGGCACCCATCTCCGTTCCTGTGCTGATGGTGTCGGGGGCgggtgctgtgctgctcccaCTGCCCTGAGGGTCACCAATGCCTCCGGGAGCATCGGGCTCTGCCCGCATGTGTTGCACAACCGGCACCGCTGCCACCTTGTTTCTGATGGGCAGCGAGAAACTTCTGCCTGAGCAGCTGTGGCCACCCCCGGCACATGCAGCCACACCGtggggctgcccagcccagctcagccctgtcTCTGCCTGCACCCACTGCAACTTTCGCGGCTGAAAATCCAGAGCTAATGCCTGGCCTTAGTCACGGATTATGACCCTCTGCCCTGGGCCTCAGTGCTAAGCTGGCAGCTCACGGCACCGCGTCCCCTCCGGTGGCAGTGGGCTCTGGGGCTCCCATCCCATGCCTGGGCTGGAGAGATCGGCTGTGTGCGGCACCTCATCCCAGCCCCATCCTTGGGGTCCCCAAGGACCCTGGGCACATGGCGAGTGTCCAAAGCAAGGGCTGTCCAGGCTGGGTCTGtgccccacagctgcctccccctggggctggcagggatggggcaagCTGGGCTATGGGAACTGGGGGTGCTTGGGGCCAGCATGGCCCCagagtgcagggctggggggctgaTCGTGGGTCACCCTGAGTATGGGGACCAAGAGGGCTGGCAGTAACAGGGCTGTATCCCCATtcctgtgtgtgtcccccccccagcagctatgtcccagcacatccctgtGCCGGGCAGCCGTTGCCATGGCAGTcgcccccctcctcctccttgggCAGCATGTTGCCATGGTGACGGCTCCCCTCTTTAGGAACAGCCCATTACCATAGCAACGCCCCCCTCCGTGTCATGtgttcccccccctccccccccccccccccgtggggcaggatggggggaCAACCATACCCGGgggacagacacacacatgccaTAGCTGGGGGGCCATGGCTGCAGCCCctcccccagggcagcccctccATGGGGTGGAGGCTGTGGCCTCTGCGTGAGAGGGGTTCTGAGGGAGCAGCTCACAGTTGTTTAGCTCAGGATCATGCTGCGGGCTCTGGGCAGGGTCTCTGCCCCGGGTGCTGGTCCCTGGAGGCTCCGGGTGCTGGGGTccctggctgtgggtgctggtccatgggtgctgggtgctctgGGGTTGATGGCACAAGGCTGGCTCTCAGGTCCTTGTGGGAGTGACAACCTCTGCCACCATGGCTAAGCCAAGCCCTGGTCCCTGTCTCTGTCCTGGCTTGTGCCCTCACCACTCACATGTCCCCACATATCCCCACATACccctggagctgtgctgaagcccagtcctgctgcagagccaggcaggatgGACCACCATGGCCACTGAGCCACTAGGGCCAGATGAAGGGGCACAGGGGATGGCCAGCCCAGCCACCTTTCACCTGCTCCTGTGCCCTGCATGGGCTGGGACACATCTTTGTGCCTGGTGCACCGGCATCGTGCCACGTGCTCCAGGCTGGTGCCTTCCTGGCTTGCTGGGCAccttcctgctgcaggctgggcagtgggTGCAGCACTAGGTTGCGTACCCCCGCGTCGCTGTGCTGGGAGGTGGAAAGCCGTGGCCTCATCTTCCCCACCGTCACCCTCTGCAACTACAACTGCTCCCAGCTCACCCCCAGTGACCTGTtctggctggggcagctgctggcagtggggagggaggattTCCCCCCTGTCTGCGGGCACTGGGGCAGACCCCCCAACCTCGCCGGCTTCTTCCCCAGCAAGAGCCACGACCTGGGCGCCTTCCACCAGCGCGCCTGGCGCCCCATCCATGAGATGCTGCTGCGCTGCTGCTTACGTGCCCAGGACTGCGGCCCCCAGAACTTCACTGCCGTGAGTGCCAGCACCACTGCCACAGCTACAGTCACTGCCACGGCCACGGCTGGCTCCGTCCCGGGCAGGACCCACAGCAGCCTcagctggctctgccctgggcagggcttgGGCAGGacccccagggctgagcaggtTTTGGAGCAGTGGGGTGATGGGGTgtgtgggctgtggggcagccgTGCCCCCACCCTGTGTTCCCTAGCCCCAGGCACTCGGTGAAGCTCCCGCTGCGCTGCCCTGGGGCAGCTCCTCTTGCCCACCCTGCACCCACGGGGCCATGGAGAGatgtggggctgtggggaagtgtggtggggatggggagccACAGGAGGATGGGGGGGCTGTCGGGCTGCAGTGCAGGTGTAGGGGGCCAGGGCGGGGTGATGGCCAGAGTGTGTGGCTCAGCCCCGCTCCCCACAAGAGAGCCGTCCCCGGGGCatggggaaggggtgggaagTGGCTGTGGGGCAGTGGGGACAAAGTGTGACAGCAGGGGCAGGTGGTCTGTGCTCACTGTGGAGGCTGGTGGGATCTTTCTCCATGCTAGTGGGCTGTGGGAAGAAGTGGgtcagccctgggctgggggggtctgTGGGCACCTTCCCAGGGGTTGGGGTCCCACATCCTGCCTAGCTGGGGAGGAACTGTCCCTCTGCCATGGCAAGTGCTGGGAGGCAGGTTACAGGCCGGGAGTCCCACAGCACCATTGGGACCTGGCAGAGCCAAGGACACTGTGCTGAGGCAGAGGTAGCAGCAGCCACTCCACGACCCCATCCACAGCCCCCAcaccagccccttccctggtCATGGGCTGATGGAGCACTGGGATCCAGCACTGGGGCTGTGCCGGGTCCCCGGGTGCTGCCCCCCAAGCTCTGTTCGGTGGGTGCAGGGCAGGTGCACGCCCAGCACCCCAGATACTGTTGTCTCATGGGTGGCCCCCGTGGTGGGTGCTGAGggtcctgccctgtccccacagATCTTCACCCGCCTCGGCAAGTGCTACACCTTCAACTCGGGGGGGCCAGGCCGGGAGGTGCTGACCACGCTGCAGGGTGGTGCGGGGAACGGCCTGGAGCTGATGCTCAACGTCCAGCAAGAGGAATACCTGCCCGTCTGGGGGGACACGGGTGAGggccccccccagctctgcccacagcctggctgaAGCCCCGCACCCCCAACGCCTTCCCTGCCTTGCAGACGAGACCTCCTACGAGGCAGGGGTGAAGGTGCAGATCCATAGCCAGGAGGAGCCCCCCTTCATTGACCAGCTGGGCTTTGGTGTGGCACCTGGCTTCCAGACCTTCGtgtcctgccagcagcagcgggTATCCGGCCGCTCTGCCCAAGCGGTGCGTGGAGGGGGCTAGGGgggcacagccccctccccagggctcgGGCAGTCCCGGCACAGGGGCAGCCATCCCCATGGGTCCATGCTGTGCCAAGCCATGCCACATGGCAGGTACCGTGCCACCGGCATGGCAGCTTTGCTGGCAATACCGCAGCACGGTGTGGGGCAGCCCCATGCTGAGGAAGCTCGGTCCTGCAGCACGCATCAGCCCCCGGCAGCgaccccccagcctcctgcagaACAGACCGTTGGCAGGGGCGGCATCCAGCTCGCGCAGCCAGACACCTAAATTTAGGTGTCTGGAGTGGGTGTCTCCATGTGTGCCGGCGCTCAtggtgtgggctgtggcagcaggagTGCAGCCCTTGGCGCCCATGGGTGTCTTGCtggttcctgctgctgcattgcCAAGCACGCACCTTGCACTGGCCCCAGCACCACTCCATCGGCCACCACAAGGAGCATGGGGGTCCATGCTGACCCCCAGAACGTCTGGCCCCTGTGTACTCCCAGCTGGTGCCATGTGCCAGGTCTCGCCCAGCACCTTCCCACCCACTGCCACGCTGGGTGCAGGTGACACCGGTGCCCCACAAGGAGAggcaggggtgggagcagggtCTCTGGGGTGGCATGACCCCCCCAACACCACTGCATGGGGCCAAGCTCTGCCTGAAGGACACAGcaccatggtgggctgggaggtgggCGTTGTGGGCCAGGGATGCGTGTTTTCCTTAGCCCACGGCCGGCAGCTGGTGTACCTGCCCCCACCCTGGGGGGACTGCAAGGCCACCCCCATCGAGTCCGACTTCTTCACCAACTACAGCATCACTGCCTGCCGCCTGGACTGCGAGACCCGCTACCTGGCTGAGAACTGCAACTGCCGCATGGTGCACATGCCGGGtgagccggggccggggctggggctggggggtggctgCCGCAGGGCCGGGGCGGTGGGGAGACCCTCCTGCCCCTGCGACTGCCGCCTCCCCCCGCAGGCAACGCCAACGTCTGCACCCCGGAGCAGTACAAGGAGTGCGCTGACCCCGCGCTGGGTACGTActggcagcaccctgcccaccTCTGGCATCCCCGGACACCTCCAGCTTCCCCCCAGGACCCCTCGGCCACCCCCGCACCTTCTGCCAGGCTCTATCATTGCAAACGTGGCATCATTGTCCCCATGCCCTCGCCACAGGGGGTCCCTGCCTGCTCAGACCCTGGGCACACCAGCCATGCTCATGGCACGCTTGTCCCATGCCACCGGCACCCACCACCGCCTGGGTGGCTCCAGTCAGGAGCATCCCGACCCCACATGGGCAGGAGTCCCagtgtccccatcccacccatgCTTCCCCCCTCCAGACTTCCTGGTGAAGAAGGACAGCGAGTACTGTGCCTGCCGCACGCCCTGCGCCATGGTGCGCTACGGCAAAGAGCTTTCCATGGTGAAGATCCCTAGCAAGGCCTCAGCACGGTACCTGGCCAAGAAGTTCAACAAAACGGAGCAGTACATCGCGTGAGTGCCTGCGGCTTCGAGAGCACATGGTGTGGCACGGCATCCCCCAGCATGCAGGAACTGGCACGGCATGACAGTGTgacatggcatggcacagccacACATCCCTACCATATGTGAACTGacacggcacagcacggcacgaCCTCCCCTGTGCAAAtctgccccagcacagggaaaaaCGTGGCACcacacagcatggcatggcacagtatggcacagcacagcacggcATCCCCCAGCATGTGTGAactggcacggcacagcacacCGGTGTGAGACAGCACAACACAGCTGTGTGGCATGCCCCAGCATACATGAACTGGTATAGCACGGTGGTGTGACGGCGTGACATGGCACAGCACGGCCACACGACATCCTCAAGCATACATGAactggcacagcatggcacagcaccaCCTCCCCTCTGCAAAtctgccccagcacagggaaaaaCACCCAGCACCACAACCAGTGTGGCACAGCATGGTGTGGCACAGCGTGGcgtggcacagcacagcatggcacagtaCATCCTTGTGCCATGCCAGCTCAGGGCAGACCCAGACCTCTCCACCCCATCCtggtggcacagcacagcccccccgTGGCTGGGGATGCCTCCTGATAGCTCCTCTGTCCGTCCCGGACCCTTCTGTACCTCCCCAGGGACAATGTGCTGGTCCTGGACATCTTCTTTGAGGCCCTGAACTACGAGATGATCGAGCAGAAGAAGGCGTATGAGGTGGCGGGGCTGCTGGGTAAGTGCCCAGGGGGGTCCATGAGGGtctgggggggggaaaaagcccCCCCTCTAACACCAACCCTCGGCCAGGCGACATTGGAGGGCAGATGGGGCTCTTCATTGGTGCCAGCCTCCTCACCATACTGGAGATCTTTGACTACCTGTACGAGGtgagcatcccccagccccctgcactgACCCCCAGCCAGAGGATGCTCAGGGCTGTGGCCAGGGGCCCTGAACCATCTCCCCCAGGTGTTCCGGTACAAACTCCTCAGCTTctacaaggagaaaaagagggcTCCCCGGAGCGACAGCAGCACCCTGGTAACACCCCTCCCCGacagccccctgcagcccctcatGGCTC contains:
- the ASIC3 gene encoding acid-sensing ion channel 3 isoform X1, yielding MRAGAEGGREGSGLSSLRAFAHSSSLHGISHVFAYGAVSLRRVLWGAFFLGSLGLLLLVCAERVAYFLTYPHVTKLDEVAAHNLTFPAITICNLNEFRFSKITRNDMYHVGELLALLNDRYEISNPQLAEPHVLAALRDKANFKNFKAKPFSMAEFYNRTGHDLADMLLQCSFRGANCTARNFTVIFTRLGKCYTFNSGGPGREVLTTLQGGAGNGLELMLNVQQEEYLPVWGDTDETSYEAGVKVQIHSQEEPPFIDQLGFGVAPGFQTFVSCQQQRLVYLPPPWGDCKATPIESDFFTNYSITACRLDCETRYLAENCNCRMVHMPGNANVCTPEQYKECADPALDFLVKKDSEYCACRTPCAMVRYGKELSMVKIPSKASARYLAKKFNKTEQYIADNVLVLDIFFEALNYEMIEQKKAYEVAGLLGDIGGQMGLFIGASLLTILEIFDYLYEVFRYKLLSFYKEKKRAPRSDSSTLVTPLPDSPLQPLMAQPAWCCTPSAPPNPSGLRPGHPLPPTLAQAARGRGGGEGRSSHLIPPLLLGLIPLGPPHSFAPLCPSVRPPILHPRRRPGASSGPGQPCCPAPSGAQSPRPPLRCHTDSLSFAPNVLPRHPALGAFEEFAC
- the ASIC3 gene encoding acid-sensing ion channel 3 isoform X2 — translated: MRAGAEGGREGSGLSSLRAFAHSSSLHGISHVFAYGAVSLRRVLWGAFFLGSLGLLLLVCAERVAYFLTYPHVTKLDEVAAHNLTFPAITICNLNEFRFSKITRNDMYHVGELLALLNDRYEISNPQLAEPHVLAALRDKANFKNFKAKPFSMAEFYNRTGHDLADMLLQCSFRGANCTARNFTVIFTRLGKCYTFNSGGPGREVLTTLQGGAGNGLELMLNVQQEEYLPVWGDTDETSYEAGVKVQIHSQEEPPFIDQLGFGVAPGFQTFVSCQQQRLVYLPPPWGDCKATPIESDFFTNYSITACRLDCETRYLAENCNCRMVHMPGNANVCTPEQYKECADPALDFLVKKDSEYCACRTPCAMVRYGKELSMVKIPSKASARYLAKKFNKTEQYIADNVLVLDIFFEALNYEMIEQKKAYEVAGLLGDIGGQMGLFIGASLLTILEIFDYLYEVFRYKLLSFYKEKKRAPRSDSSTLEHPAVPGSPAVPLPPGPRAPVHPCAATRTVSASPRTCYLVTRL
- the ASIC3 gene encoding acid-sensing ion channel 3 isoform X3, with product MRAGAEGGREGSGLSSLRAFAHSSSLHGISHVFAYGAVSLRRVLWGAFFLGSLGLLLLVCAERVAYFLTYPHVTKLDEVAAHNLTFPAITICNLNEFRFSKITRNDMYHVGELLALLNDRYEISNPQLAEPHVLAALRDKANFKNFKAKPFSMAEFYNRTGHDLADMLLQCSFRGANCTARNFTVIFTRLGKCYTFNSGGPGREVLTTLQGGAGNGLELMLNVQQEEYLPVWGDTDETSYEAGVKVQIHSQEEPPFIDQLGFGVAPGFQTFVSCQQQRLVYLPPPWGDCKATPIESDFFTNYSITACRLDCETRYLAENCNCRMVHMPGNANVCTPEQYKECADPALDFLVKKDSEYCACRTPCAMVRYGKELSMVKIPSKASARYLAKKFNKTEQYIADNVLVLDIFFEALNYEMIEQKKAYEVAGLLGDIGGQMGLFIGASLLTILEIFDYLYEVFRYKLLSFYKEKKRAPRSDSSTLSPRPPLRCHTDSLSFAPNVLPRHPALGAFEEFAC
- the ASIC3 gene encoding acid-sensing ion channel 3 isoform X4, producing MLLRCCLRAQDCGPQNFTAIFTRLGKCYTFNSGGPGREVLTTLQGGAGNGLELMLNVQQEEYLPVWGDTDETSYEAGVKVQIHSQEEPPFIDQLGFGVAPGFQTFVSCQQQRLVYLPPPWGDCKATPIESDFFTNYSITACRLDCETRYLAENCNCRMVHMPGNANVCTPEQYKECADPALDFLVKKDSEYCACRTPCAMVRYGKELSMVKIPSKASARYLAKKFNKTEQYIADNVLVLDIFFEALNYEMIEQKKAYEVAGLLGDIGGQMGLFIGASLLTILEIFDYLYEVFRYKLLSFYKEKKRAPRSDSSTLVTPLPDSPLQPLMAQPAWCCTPSAPPNPSGLRPGHPLPPTLAQAARGRGGGEGRSSHLIPPLLLGLIPLGPPHSFAPLCPSVRPPILHPRRRPGASSGPGQPCCPAPSGAQSPRPPLRCHTDSLSFAPNVLPRHPALGAFEEFAC